The Bacillus marinisedimentorum genomic sequence ATTTACATCTTCAAACAGCTTGCGGTCACCATATCGCAAGCTGACGTTTTGTGCCATTAACATATGTTTAGCATCCTCCAATTTAAGCAATCTGATTGAAATTATAACATTATTTCAGAGAAAGGGCGAGAAAACGGCCGAATTCCAGCCGATTTTTGACATTTTCACTTCAATGAGTTAAAGTATATATAATATGATTGTTTCGTTTTAATATGAAATACCTGTTATAATTGCCCGATTGAAGAATAGGCTGTATAATTGAAGCTCTTATATACGAGTTTTATATGGCAGCATGGCGAGGGCGGCAGAGAAGCCCGGCGCATCCGCAGGAATTCAGGCGGACGGACTGGCTTTTTCATCCGATTTCACAGGAGGAATGCAAATGGCATTTAACAAGCGTCAGGAAGAAGAAATTAAGATGGAAGAAGTTAAAATATGGGAGTGCACCTCCGATGATTGCAACATCTGGCTCCGCGACAATTTCAAAAGTGAAGAAACACCGGTTTGCCCTGTTTGCAACAGTAAGATGGAATCGACAATAAAAGAACTGAGAGTCATTCATAACTCCAGTTCAAAATGGTAATGAATTCAATAATATAGTGAAGTTAGAACGCCGCAGGACAGTCTGCGGCGTTTTTGCATGGATCCAGCCCTGCAGGAAGGTAGGCAAATTCACCATTCTGGACTGATGCACATAGGATATGAGGAGATGACAGCTGAAAGGGGAGGAAGTATTCGTGGGATACGTTTACCATCCAGGTGCTTACGGGTATTATGCCTATCCACCTTACCGGAACGAGCCGGTAAGCGCTTATGCCAGGATTAAAGGCGGCCCGCTTGCTGAAGGATTAGAGGGGTATGTCCTTTTTACTGAAAGTCCAAATGGAACAGAGGTCGCTGTTGAAGTGACGGGCCTTCCTGAATACAAGCCTGGAACAGAAACCAGCGCACCGGTCGGGCCGCACGGGTTCCATATTCATGAAAAAGGATCTTGTAAAATTGGTGACCCGGCTGATCCGTTCCAGGCAGCAGGCGGCCACTGGAACCCCGATAACCAGCCGCACGGCAATCATACCGGTGACTTTCCGGTTCTGTTTTCAAACAACGGGTATGCGCGAATGGCATTTTTCACGAACAAATTCAGGGTGAGGGATATTATCGGCAAAGCGGTAATTATCCACCAGAGTCCTGATGACTACCGGTCACAGCCTGCAGGTGATGCCGGAAAACGGCTGGCATGCGGTGCAATACAACCAATGCAATAGCAGACGTCTGCAAAAACTCGCTGGATCAGCGAGTTTTTCGTTTAACAATAGTGAGCGGGGCAACAATATATATACAATGTCATTTAAAAATGATAGATTAAAATTTAGCGGAAATTTTTTCATATAGACAGGAGGAACATGATGGACGCCAATCAGTTGGAAGCAGGCACAGTTGTTTCATTAAAAGTGGAGCGTGAGG encodes the following:
- a CDS encoding cold-shock protein, with translation MAFNKRQEEEIKMEEVKIWECTSDDCNIWLRDNFKSEETPVCPVCNSKMESTIKELRVIHNSSSKW
- a CDS encoding superoxide dismutase family protein, whose amino-acid sequence is MGYVYHPGAYGYYAYPPYRNEPVSAYARIKGGPLAEGLEGYVLFTESPNGTEVAVEVTGLPEYKPGTETSAPVGPHGFHIHEKGSCKIGDPADPFQAAGGHWNPDNQPHGNHTGDFPVLFSNNGYARMAFFTNKFRVRDIIGKAVIIHQSPDDYRSQPAGDAGKRLACGAIQPMQ